GGAGTGTCTCAAAACGAGTGGGAAAACTCGTAGAGCGCATCATCGATGAAGACGACGCTCCGGCCGAACCCGGCCTGGCCCGGCTGATATCGCAACATTTACCTCCGAACTCAGGTCTCTTTCTGGCCAACAGTCTGTCAATTCGGCTGATGGACAGTTTCGCCGACTTCGCACAATACAGCATCTCCGACGCTCCCTTGCCGGGCTGCAACCGTGGCGCCAGCGGGATCGACGGCACTATCGCTTCAGCCACCGGCTATGCAGCCGGGTTGGACCGACCGGCGACCCTATTGATCGGCGATTTGGCCTTTCTGCACGACCTCAACTCTCTGGCCATAGTCGGCAAACTGAAACATCCGTTGACCATCGTGCTGATCAACAACGATGGCGGAGGTATCTTCTCAATGTTGCCGATCGCCCACAAGAGAGAAGTTTTCGAACCGTATTTTGCTGCGCCGCACGGCCTCAATTTCGCCGCCAGTGCCGAGCAGTTCGGCTTGAGTTATCGCGCACCGGCCAAGTCTGAAGAGTTTGTACAGTGCTACCGCGATGCCATTAACTCTACGCCGAGTACGCTGATCGAAGTAAAGACAGACCGCAACAAGACTCGTGAACTCTACACCCGAATCCTTGAGGCGACAGGCAAAACTGTCGCGGAGCTATAAATGACAGAACCAAACATCATCAGACTCCACTACCAGCGACGAGGAGACCCCCGGCATCAGGCAGTGTTGCTGCTGCACGGTTTCATGGGGTCGGCCGACGACTGGGATGAGGAGATTACCGACCCGTTGGTTGAATCCGGCCTGCAAGTTCTGGCTGTCGATCTGCCGGGACACGGGCGGACAGTCGTCCAGGGTGACAAAGAAAACTATCGTATGGAATGCGTCGCCACCGCCATCGTGAACCTGCTCCAGGAGCTTGGCATCGAATCGCCGCATCTGCTCGGATACTCGATGGGGGGACGGCTCGCGTTGTATATGGCTGTGCGTCACTCCCAACACTTTCGACGAATCGTACTGGAGTCAGCCTCACCCGGTCTTGAGGCGAAGACTGTCTGGTATGCACGCGTTCTGGCCGATGCCGAACTGGCCCGGCGTATGCATACGCAGCCGATGGAGCCGTTTCTTCGTGAGTGGTACGCACAGCCCCTGTTCGCTTCCATGGCCACTCGACCCGAACGGCTGGAACGGTTGATTGCCAGACGAATGGAAAACGATCTTCAGGGTCTCCAAATGTCATTGCAGGGCATGGGTACGGGTGCTCAGGTGTCGCTGTGGAGCGAGCTGCCCAGTGTGAATCTTCCGATACTCTTGATCGCTGGTGGAAATGACAGTAAATTCTGTGTCATCGGTCGTCAGATCGAAACACGCTGTCCGTTTTCATCCCTGGAAATCGTGCCGGGTTGCGGACACAATGTGCACTTTGAGCGACCGCGCGAGTATGCTAAATTGGTGCGAGAGTTTTTGCACGATTGAACATGGAGTGTAACATGAGTGAGATACAATGGACCGAAGCCACATCGTTTGAAGACATCAAGTACCACAAGACCGAAAGTATTGCCAGGATAACCATTAACCGTCCGCAAAAACGAAACGCCTTCAGGCCGCAAACAGTTTTCGAGATGGGGCGAGCCCTGGCCGATGCCCGCGACGACCAGGAGATCGGTGTGATCATTCTCACCGGCGAGGGAGAAAAAGCGTTTTGCTCAGGCGGTGACCAAACGCTGCGTGGCGACGCCGGGTATGTCGACGATACCGGCGTCCATCGGCTAAACGTGCTGGACTTTCAACGCCAGATTCGCACCTGTCCCAAACCGGTGATCGCGATGGTGGCCGGGTATTGTATCGGCGGTGGGCATGTGCTGCATCTGATGTGTGACTTGACCATCGCAGCCGACAACGCTGTTTTTGGGCAGACCGGCCCCAGGGTGGGATCGTTCGACGGCGGTTACGGGGCCAGCTATATGGCCCGTATCATCGGACAGAAAAAAGCGCGCGAGATATGGTTTTTGTGTCGTCAGTATGATGCCCGGCAGGCGCTGGATATGGGCATGGTCAATTGCGTGGTGCCCCTCGACCAACTCGAAGCGGAGACGGTCCGGTGGTGTCGTGAGATTCTGGCCAACTCGCCCATGGCCATTCGCTGCCTGAAAGCCGCCCTGAATGCCGACTGTGATGGCCAGGCAGGTTTGCAGGAGTTGGCTGGAAATGCCACTATGCTGTTTTATATGACTGAGGAAGGACAGGAGGGTCGCGATGCTTATGTGCAAAAACGCAAACCCGACTTTTCAAGGTTCCCTCGGCAGCCGTAGTGGTCGGACCCTCGCCCTTCGACTACGCACAGGGTAACTCTGATGTTGCGCTGGGTCCTTCTCGCCGCAGGCAAGTGAGACCCTGCGCTTCTACGACCAGCAGGGTCACACCTTACCCTCCGGTTAAGCCAGGACCCTATGGAACGCCAGATCGAGTATTTCTCAAAGTCCCCTATCGAGAGGGGATTTAGGGTGTGTTTGGCTGATGGAAGAACACACCCCGGCCTTTGACCACCCCTGTCAAGAGGGGATGTTATTCCGACTGAATGCGAATAAAATGACAGACTCACAAATCACACTCTGGTTCTCGGCGGCGCGACCCAAAACTCTTCCGGCGGCCGTCGCACCCGTAATCATCGGAACTTCGATGGCTTATGCCGATGGCGTCATGGTCATTCTGCCGGCTCTGGCCGCCTTGTTCGGGGCAGTCATGATCCAGATCGGGACCAATCTGGCCAACGACTATTATGATTTCATAAAGGGGGCCGACCGCGCCGATAGGATTGGTCCCACGCGCCTCACACAGGCCGGGCTGATCTCCCCAAGGAGCATGAAACGGGCCGCCTTTGTCGTCTTCGGTATTGCTATGCTGGCCGGATGCTATCTTGTCTGGCGGGGGGGATGGCCGATTGTGGCTGTTGGACTAACCTCGATCCTGTTCGGAGTTCTATACACCGGTGGTCCCTTCCCGCTGGGCTACCACGGACTCGGCGAGTTGTTCGTACTGGTCTTTTTCGGCCCGGTGGCCGTTGCCGGGGCATACTATGTTCAAGCCCTCAACATAAACTTCGCCCCGATCATGGCCGGACTTGCGCCCGGTCTGATATCGGTGGCCATACTCGTGGTCAACAACCTGCGCGACATTGACAACGACCGAGCGGCCGGCAAACGAACACTGGCCGTCAGGCTCGGACGAACCTTTGCCCGCTGGGAGTACACTTTGTCTGTGCTCTTTGCATGTCTTCTACCCCCGGTGCTGGTAGTCTGGTTCGATGGGCGCTGGTTTTCGATGTTGGCTTGTCTCACCCTGGCCGGATGCGTTCCAGCGATCAAAACAGTATGGACAACGGTAGATGGCCATCGGTTGAACAACATCCTGGCCGCCACCGGGCGGCTGTTGTTGCTCTACACTATTCTGTTTTCAATTGGCTGGGTGTTGTGAAGATAGCCCAATTCCACCTGCATGAGTATGCGCTGCCGTTAAAGCGCCCCCTGGTTATCGGTCGGGAAACACACCACCGGCGGCACGGCTGTGTCATTGAGCTCAAGGATGAAACGGGCACGGTGTGCTTTGGCGAAGTGGCGCCCCTGGGTGGTTACAGCGATGAATCCCAGACCGACGTTGAAACTGAACTGCGGCTCTTGCGAAGCTCTCTGGTCGGCAGTGAGATACCTGAGCATCTTGAAGAACTCTCAGGCGGTTTCGATAGCTGGTTGGGCCGCTACCAATTGGCACCCTCGGTGCGCTTCGGATTCGAGAGCGCCGTGTTGATCATGGCGGCAAAGCTGCGCCGGGTTTCACTGGCTCGGCTACTCTCTGATAAGCCCCTCAAGAGAGTGTCGGTCAACGCACTCTTGACCGGGGACCATGGCGAGGTTTTGGCACAGGTGCGAAGAGGGCTTGAGTTGGGATACTCTGCTTTCAAACTCAAGGTTGGTGGGAGACCGGTTGATGACGATATCCGGTTGACCAGAGAGGTCCGCGACCTGATCGGTCCGGATGCTGCCTTGCGTCTCGATGCCAACCGTCGGTGGACCCGGCACGAATTTAATCAGTTTGCACACGAAGTGCGGGGGATAGGTATCGATTATATAGAAGAACCGATCTCAGATATCTCGTTGCTGCACCGCTTGACCGACATTGAGGATACGGAAGCACCCCTGGCCCTGGACGAGAGTTTGCGAATGATCTCGCCGGATGAGTTGCACCAGTGGCCGGGCGTCAAAGCAATCGTACTGAAACCTACACAACTCGGTCTCGAACGGGCGGTCCGTTCTGCCCGGGCGGCTACACGATTGGGTATAACCTCGGTCTTCAGTTCCTCGTATGAGTCAAGTCTCGGACTCACGATAATTGCACACATCGCGGCGGCCTACAGCGCGACCGACACACCGACCGGTCTGGACACGGTTGGTGTTTTTCAAGAGGACTTGCTGACACCATCATTGACGATAAAAGGCGGTCAGGTGGTTATAGACGAACTGCCGGACGTGGTCCAGTCGATCAATCGCGACCGATTCAAGGAAATCACGGATGCCTGAGATCGAATGTCCATTGTGTCGAGCAGCCGTGCGCCGGCCGGATCAACCGGCTCTCATAAGCCGCGATACGGTCCTCACCTACGGCGAGTTCAGCCGACAAGTGACGGCCACAGCAACGGCGTTACAAGCCGATGGGGTTAGCCAGGGCGATCTGGTCTGCCTGTTGGCCGACAACTGCTTGTCATACCCATTGCTGCTGCATGCTTTGTGGCGGCTCGGGGCGGTGGCTTGTCCAATCAGTACGCGATGGCCGGAAACGTCCGTGGCACAATTGCTCAGTAGGATCGGCTGCCGCCTTTTGGTAACGACAAGTGATCGTATGAGCGATGGATACCCGACGTCGGTACGGCAATTGGAGATTGATCATCATACCCTCCCGGGTTCGTCTGTCGGGGATGTCGAACAAAGGCCGAACATGGTCGATCCAGATCGTGCGGCCACGGTCATCTTCACATCAGGAACTACTACCGCGCCGAAAGCTGTACTGCACAGCTTCGGCAATCACTACTATAGTGCCATCGGCTCGAACGAGAACATCCCCGTGTCGCCTCCCGACCGCTGGTTGCTCTCTTTGCCACTGTATCACGTCGGTGGACTGGCCATCATGTTTCGCATGTTGCTTGGCGGTGGGACGGTTGTTGTCGGCTCCGGCGATGATCAAATTGGCGAATCTGTAGAGCGGTATCAGATCACACACCTGTCGCTGGTGCCCACGCAACTGATCCGGTTACTTCAAGAGGGACTTTCACCGTCGGCTACAAAACGATTGAAAGCTGTATTGATCGGGGGCGGTCCGGTACGACCTGAGTTGATGGTCGCGGCTGGTGACCGCGGTTGGCCTGTCTTTTCAACTTACGGCCTCACCGAGATGGCTTCGCAGGTCACCACCAGCGCACCCAATGACACTCAGGCTCGGTCGAGCACATCCGGCAGGCTGTTGTCCGGTCGCGAACTGATCATCTCACCGGCCGGCGAGATTCTGGTGAGAGGCAAGACCCTTTTCGCGGGCTATTTCAATTCAAAAAGAGTGGAGAAAGCAACTGATGACGAAGGTTGGTTTCACACCGGCGACACCGGCGCCCTCGACTGCGATGGTAATCTGACGGTGTCTGGCCGCCTCGATAACATGTTTGTCTCGGGCGGAGAGAATATCCACCCTGAGGAAATCGAAACCAGACTCTCCGGTTTGCAGGGAGTGCTCCAGGCATTGGTGGTGCCGCTGGCCGACAAGGAATTCGGTCTTCGACCCACAGCCATTCTGAAACTTAGTTCGGATACTTCATTGCCTGTTGCAGACATTACCGCTCACCTGGAGAAACACCTACCTCGGTT
This DNA window, taken from Candidatus Zixiibacteriota bacterium, encodes the following:
- the menH gene encoding 2-succinyl-6-hydroxy-2,4-cyclohexadiene-1-carboxylate synthase, producing the protein MTEPNIIRLHYQRRGDPRHQAVLLLHGFMGSADDWDEEITDPLVESGLQVLAVDLPGHGRTVVQGDKENYRMECVATAIVNLLQELGIESPHLLGYSMGGRLALYMAVRHSQHFRRIVLESASPGLEAKTVWYARVLADAELARRMHTQPMEPFLREWYAQPLFASMATRPERLERLIARRMENDLQGLQMSLQGMGTGAQVSLWSELPSVNLPILLIAGGNDSKFCVIGRQIETRCPFSSLEIVPGCGHNVHFERPREYAKLVREFLHD
- the menB gene encoding 1,4-dihydroxy-2-naphthoyl-CoA synthase, yielding MECNMSEIQWTEATSFEDIKYHKTESIARITINRPQKRNAFRPQTVFEMGRALADARDDQEIGVIILTGEGEKAFCSGGDQTLRGDAGYVDDTGVHRLNVLDFQRQIRTCPKPVIAMVAGYCIGGGHVLHLMCDLTIAADNAVFGQTGPRVGSFDGGYGASYMARIIGQKKAREIWFLCRQYDARQALDMGMVNCVVPLDQLEAETVRWCREILANSPMAIRCLKAALNADCDGQAGLQELAGNATMLFYMTEEGQEGRDAYVQKRKPDFSRFPRQP
- a CDS encoding 1,4-dihydroxy-2-naphthoate polyprenyltransferase, which encodes MTDSQITLWFSAARPKTLPAAVAPVIIGTSMAYADGVMVILPALAALFGAVMIQIGTNLANDYYDFIKGADRADRIGPTRLTQAGLISPRSMKRAAFVVFGIAMLAGCYLVWRGGWPIVAVGLTSILFGVLYTGGPFPLGYHGLGELFVLVFFGPVAVAGAYYVQALNINFAPIMAGLAPGLISVAILVVNNLRDIDNDRAAGKRTLAVRLGRTFARWEYTLSVLFACLLPPVLVVWFDGRWFSMLACLTLAGCVPAIKTVWTTVDGHRLNNILAATGRLLLLYTILFSIGWVL
- the menC gene encoding o-succinylbenzoate synthase codes for the protein MKIAQFHLHEYALPLKRPLVIGRETHHRRHGCVIELKDETGTVCFGEVAPLGGYSDESQTDVETELRLLRSSLVGSEIPEHLEELSGGFDSWLGRYQLAPSVRFGFESAVLIMAAKLRRVSLARLLSDKPLKRVSVNALLTGDHGEVLAQVRRGLELGYSAFKLKVGGRPVDDDIRLTREVRDLIGPDAALRLDANRRWTRHEFNQFAHEVRGIGIDYIEEPISDISLLHRLTDIEDTEAPLALDESLRMISPDELHQWPGVKAIVLKPTQLGLERAVRSARAATRLGITSVFSSSYESSLGLTIIAHIAAAYSATDTPTGLDTVGVFQEDLLTPSLTIKGGQVVIDELPDVVQSINRDRFKEITDA
- the menE gene encoding o-succinylbenzoate--CoA ligase, encoding MPEIECPLCRAAVRRPDQPALISRDTVLTYGEFSRQVTATATALQADGVSQGDLVCLLADNCLSYPLLLHALWRLGAVACPISTRWPETSVAQLLSRIGCRLLVTTSDRMSDGYPTSVRQLEIDHHTLPGSSVGDVEQRPNMVDPDRAATVIFTSGTTTAPKAVLHSFGNHYYSAIGSNENIPVSPPDRWLLSLPLYHVGGLAIMFRMLLGGGTVVVGSGDDQIGESVERYQITHLSLVPTQLIRLLQEGLSPSATKRLKAVLIGGGPVRPELMVAAGDRGWPVFSTYGLTEMASQVTTSAPNDTQARSSTSGRLLSGRELIISPAGEILVRGKTLFAGYFNSKRVEKATDDEGWFHTGDTGALDCDGNLTVSGRLDNMFVSGGENIHPEEIETRLSGLQGVLQALVVPLADKEFGLRPTAILKLSSDTSLPVADITAHLEKHLPRFKIPVRLLQWPQSDGGGEMKPDRRRFRKLVQENAVADIT